One window of Candidatus Micrarchaeia archaeon genomic DNA carries:
- a CDS encoding V-type ATP synthase subunit K translates to MADATTAASAAAAVTGTWLGDPGAIALSAAIAMLGAAAATAVVQSSVGSSAMGVIAERPEESSKLLIYYLIPESILIFGFIVSYLIVSKITSPI, encoded by the coding sequence ATGGCAGATGCAACGACAGCAGCAAGTGCGGCAGCCGCGGTAACAGGAACGTGGCTGGGGGATCCGGGGGCAATAGCGCTGAGCGCGGCAATTGCGATGCTCGGGGCGGCAGCGGCTACGGCGGTAGTGCAAAGCAGCGTGGGTTCAAGCGCAATGGGCGTAATTGCAGAAAGGCCCGAAGAATCCAGCAAGCTTCTCATATACTACCTGATTCCGGAATCCATCCTGATATTCGGGTTCATAGTGTCCTACCTGATAGTGAGCAAGATAACCAGCCCAATATGA